Below is a genomic region from Desulfobacterales bacterium.
GAAAATATTTTTTCTCTTGACAGGGGGAATATAGGGTGTCCCCCTGTCCTTTACTGGCCAGGCCACTTACAGCATCGGCATAGCTTTGCCTGGTACGTTCCGCATACCCGTGCAGTTGCATGTCCCCCATCATCCGTTTTCTCAAGTCTGTCATGATACTCCTCCTTTATGTAATGGTTAGTAAAAATGCCTTACATAAAGGATATGACGAGTCAACCTGATGAGGGCAAAAAAAAACAGGCAGCCCTCAGGGATTGCCTGTTTTAATCTCTTTATTGCGTAGCCAGGGGTTTAATACCCCGCCCCTTGGGGCGTTCAATGTTTTTAAAGATACCCCGTCCGCTTGCGGCGGGGTAGTTCATTTCCCTACCGCGAAGCGGTTTAGTTCAACGAGCAGGTTCAGCGGCGGCGGAACGCCGTCCGCTGCAACCGATTATTAGCTGCCTACTCTTGCGACACTTTGCCAGAAGCGACTGAGAAGACCCATATTATCTCCAGGCCAGGTCGAAGCGATCAAGATTCATGACCTTGTTCCACGCCGCGACGAAATCCGGCACAAACTTCTCCCTGTTGTCGTCCTGGGCATAGAATTCCGCTTGGGCACGCAGTTGAGAGTTGGAGCCTAAAACCAGATCCACACGAGTTGCTGTCCATTTCCGCTCGCCGCTGACGCGGTCGAATCCTTCATACACATGAGGCTGGTCTGGACTGCGTCGCCACTCGACGGCCATGTCCAGCAGATTGACGAAGAAGTCGTTACTCAGTATGCCCGGGCGTTCCGTAAAAACGCCGTGCGGTGCGCCGCCGAAATTGGCATCCAGCACTCGCATACCTCCGACGAGGACAGTCATTTCCGGCACGGTAAGAGTAAGGAGATGCGCGCGATCGATCAAAAGATGTTCGGCGGAAAGCTCCTCACAGCCCGACTTCAGATAGTTGCGGAAGCCGTCCGCGATCGGTTCCAGGTACTTGAATGACTCCACGTCGGTCTGCTCCTGGGACGCGTCCGTTCGGCCGGGAAGAAAGGGCACCTCTATATCGAATCCTGCTTGCCGGGCAGCCGCTTCGATTGCGGCGGCACCGCCTAGTACGATCAGATCGGCCAAGGAAACCCTCTTGTCTCCTGATTGCGCCCGGTTGAATTCGTCCTGAATGCCTTCCAACACCCCCAAGATATCGGCAAGCTGTTCCGGCTGGTTTACTTCCCAGTCTTTCTGGGGAGCAAGGCGAATGCGTGCTCCGTTGGCGCCGCCACGATTGTCAGTGCCCCGGAAAGTCGCGGCAGAAGACCACGCGGTGTAGACCAGTTTGGAGATCGTAAGCCCAGAGGCAAGGATCTGTTCCTTGAGTCGGGCGATATCCGCTCCATCAATGAGATCATGGCGCACAGGGGGAACGGGATCCTGCCAGATGAGATCCTCTGCGGGCACATCCGGCCCGAGATAGCGCGACTTCGGCCCCAAGTCGCGATGGGTAAGTTTGAACCAAACCCTGGCAAAAGCATCTGCCAGTTCCTCGGGGTGCTCTAGAAAGCGGCGGGCTATAGGTTCATAACCGGGGTCCATACGGAGCGCCAGGTCGGTGGTAAGCATTATCGGTTTATGCTTTTTGTTTGGATCATGAGCGTCGGGTGCCATATCCTCGGGGCAAGGATTGACCGCTACCCACTGCCAGGCACCGCCCGGGCTCTTTTCCAAATTCCAGTCATATTTGAACAGGAGCTGCAGAAAGCTGTTGTCCCACTTGGTGGGCGTCGGTGTCCAGGCGCCTTCCAGACCACTGGTGATAGTATCCGGCCCCTTACCGCTTCCATATTTGTTCTTCCATCCCAAACCCTGTTCCTCAAGTGGAGCGCCCTCAGGCTCGGGGCCCAGGTATTTGCCGCCGTCAGCCGCACCGTGGCACTTCCCGAAGGTATGCCCACCGACGATGAGCGCCACCGTCTCTTCGTCGTTCATGGCCATACGCCTGAAACTCTCCCGGATATGCTCCGCCGCCTTCAGCACATTAGGTTCGCCGCCGGGGCCTTCCGGGTTCACATAGATCAGCCCCATGTGATCGGCCGCCAGCGGCTTCTCCAGTTCTCCGCCCGGATGACGTTCATCCCCCAGCCACTCGGACTCCGCCCCCCAATTCGCGTCTTCTTCGGGCTCCCAGATGTCCACGCGGCCTGCGCCGAAGCCGCATGTCTTGAATCCCATGGATTCCAGGGCAACGTTTCCGGCCAAGATGATCAGGTCAGCCCAAGAAATCTTATTGCCGTATTTTTTCTTGATCGGCCAAAGTAAACGCCGAGCCTTATCAAGGCTGACGTTATCCGGCCAACTGTTTATCGGGGCAAAACGTTGGTTGCCGCTGCCCGCGCCGCCGCGACCGTCGAAAATGCGGTACGTGCCGGCGCTGTGCCAGGCCATGCGAATGAAGAGGGGCCCATAGTGGCCATAGTCAGCCGGCCACCAATCCTGAGAGTCTGACATCAGGTTCCGCAGGTCTTCTTCAAGCGCCTCATAGTCGAGTTTTTCGAACGCCTCGGCATAGTTGAAATCCGGGCTCGTGGGTTTGAGCGTAGGCGGATTCTGGTAAAGAATCCTCAGGTTGAGCTGATTCGGCCACCACTTTCGGATCATATTTCCTCCAAGTGTAGTGTGCCGATAAGCCTCCATCGTTACAGGACACTTTTTTTTCTTCATTTCTATTCTCCTTGCAGCTTAAGATTTGTCTTTATCCAGCTAACACTTAGCGTTTTATCGGTCGTCCAACACTTAGCGTTTTATCGGTCGTCCCGCCCTGAAAATACCCCAGCCGAACAGTAACAGCCCTGACGGGTCGAAGGCTCTATGCGGCTGCAGTATCTTGCGGGATGAACGATAAAATGTTGTTGAACTGAGCCGTTTCGCGGCCCCGGCCTATGGGGTTTATATAGCGTGGGGAGGTCCGTAATAGCAAGTCGAAAGGTCTTCTGGTTGGTTTTCCTGGCGAAAATGTATTTCAACAGCGGTTTTCATGGGGGATTGGTTGCCGATTTTCGCTTGCTCTGGTTCATGTTGCAGTTTTTTTTATGCTGTTTTCCTTTTGGTTGACGCACTTCTGCTGTTGCGGCCTCGGCCGACAGCTCAGTTCGAAATCCCGATATGTCCTTTGTGGCCTTTCGCTATGACGTATCCCGTAAGCGTTCACCAGCACCCCGTCTTCGCACGATCAGGCCGGCTCACATAGGCATACTATGGATTCGCCGGCCTGCTTGCACGAATCCGTGGCACTGGTAAACGCTTACAGGATGGTGGTTTCCGTAAATCTGTAGCCCCTGGTGAACGGTTACCGTATCCCGATAAAACGGCGACGGCAGGCGGGCTACCACCAGGATTTTGCCCTTGCCGCAACGGGGACACCGGGCGATGTCCATTCCCGTCACCCGCAGCATGGTTTCGCGGGTAGTTTCCTTTTTGACTTCCGGCGGCGTCATCAGTGGGTCGATGATTTGTCGGATGTGGGCGACCGCCTTCTTTTTTCGGGTGTGTGAGAGAAAACCGAAATAGCGGATTTTGGTAAAGCCGTTCGGCAGCACGTGGAGGAGAAAGCGGCGGATGAATTCCTCGGCGTCGAGAGTCATGGTTCTATTCACGTTGCCGTGCCGCCGGTCCTTATAAGCGAAGCTCACCTGTCCGTCGTCGATGGAGCGCAAGCGGTGGTTGGCGATGGCCACTCGGTGCGTGTACCGGGAAAGATACTCCAGGACCTGCTCAGGACCGGCAAAGGGGCGCTTGGCGTAAGCGAGCCATTTCTTTTTGCTTGCCTTGGCAAGTACCGTCTCGAACTGACCGGGGTCCCAGTCCGCAGGCAAAGCCAGTTCGCCTTTCCCATGCAATACCTGTAATTGCTCCAGGTAGCGTTTTTTAAAACAGGCGGCCAGCGAGGTGATCCTGAAAAGATAGTTTTTCCGTGCGCAGGTCCAGCGGTCACCGTCTTGCGAAAGCGCTCCGGCCGGAATCAGGCAGTGCAGATGAAAATGATCGATCAGGGTCTGGCTCCAGGTGTGCAGCACGGCGATGAACCCGAGCTGCCCGTTCAGACGCCATTTGGGGTCGGCGCCAAAGCTCTGCAGGGTATGGTTGACTGCGGTGAAGAGCAGGCCAAGGCAACTTTTTCGATTGTGGAGCACCAGAGGGTTAAGCAAATGCGGCAGGGTGAAGACAAGATGAAAGTAGCCGCAGGGCAGAAGCTCCGCCTTGCGGGCGACAAGCCACTGCTCCTTGACGAGGCTCTGGCATTTCGGACAATGACGGTTACGGCAGGAGTTGTAGGCGATTCTGGTGTGGCCGCAGGCGTCGCAGGCTTCGACATGGCCGCCCAAGGCGGCGGTGCGGCAATAAAGAATATGACGCGTGCATAGCGCCCTCCTCTACTGATCGAGGAGGCTCTTGATGGAGGCGAAGTGATCGGGAGTAATATGCAGATATCTGATCGTGGTCCTGATGTCGGAATGGCCGAGCAGACGCTGGAGTACGAAGATGTCGGTGCCCTGTTGAAGCTGATGGGTGGCAAAGCAGTGACGCAGGGTATGAATACCTCTGCCCTTGGTCAAGCCGGCTTTTTTTTTGCGGTGTAATAGATGCGCTGAGCAGTGCCGACAGACATCCAGTTGGACGTGCAGGTTCAGCCAGAACTCAGGGCCGGTCTGCAGGGCTTCCCCCCAGGTCAAGGGCGGAATTGGAGGTAAGCGTGGGCCCGGATGCGGCGGTGTTGCTGAATGGCTACGAAAATTCCGATGCGGGTTTATGCGGAGACATGGTCATGATATAATGCGGGTTCCGCCGGCCGGGGCCTTGTTCCCGATCCGGAGGTAATCAGTGAAAAACGAGAGGATTATAGATGTCCGTCATCCGTGCCATTGTTTTTGACCTTGACGGGACCCTGATCGACTCGGTCCGGGACCTGGCCGCGAGCGTCAACCATACCCTGGGCCGCCTGGGTCTTGCCGGGCGTAGCGAGGAAGAGGTCGGAACCATGATCGGCGACGGGGCCCGGAAACTCCTGACCCGGGCCCTGGGTCCGGGCCGGGAGAAATTGCTCGACCAGGCCCTTTCCCTGTTCCTGGACCATTACGGCCGCCACTGCACCGAGCATACCGTACTCCTGGACGGGGCAATCCCCATGCTTGAGGAGTTGGGCCGGACCAGAAAACTCGGGGTGCTCACCAACAAGCCCCACCACCTGAGCGAACAGATATTAACATCCCTCAGGGTCCGCTGTTTTTTCAGCGAGGTAATAGGCGGCGACAGCCTGGGAGTTAAAAAACCGGACCCGGCCGGGCTCCTGCACCTGGCCGCTATCTGGAGTTTAACCCCGGCCGAAATCCTGATGGTGGGCGATCATGCAACCGACATCGCCACCGGCCATGCGGCCGGATCTCCCGTGGTCTTTCTGGAAGGGAGTATCGGCGAGAGCCGGGGACTTACCCCGGAGAGGACAATCCGTTCCCTGGTCGAACTCCCGGCCCTGGCAGCGGAGTTGCAATCCCGCCCGACCTGATCCGGCCGCAACCGACCAGGGCTAGGTACCAGGCAGGCCGGATTTATAAGGTTCACCGTCCTTACGCGCCGCGCTATTCCTTTTCCAGCTTCTTGATCTTGACAAGCCAGGCCTCGGCCTTGGCGCGCAGACCGTTGTTGGCCGGCAACTCCTTGATGGCGCGCTTAAGCTGGGTCTTGGCCTGCTCGGCCTGGCCGCTGTACCAGTGGTACATCCCCAGATAATAGGCCCCGGCGCCCGGTTCGCCCACCTTGGTTTCAAGCTTGCCCAACTCGAAATAGAGCTTGGTATAATCCGGCAGCGCCGCCAGCAGATCCTCATACATCCTGAGCGCCTGCAACCGATGACCGGTCTGCTGCAGGGTCCGGGCCAGATAATAGGCGGCATAGCCATTGTCAGGCTCAGCAGCCAGGGTCTCCTCAAACAGCCCGCGGGCCTCCTGAAAGCGGCCGGAGTCGAAATAGAGCACCCCGAGATCGGTCTTGAGCATCGCCTTGTCCGGAAACCGGACCTGGACCGCCTTTAACTCCGCCTCGGCCCGGTCGTATCTGGCCTGCTGTTGATAGACCAGGGCCAGACCGTACCGGGCCATCCCCTTTTCCGCTTCCGAGGCGGAAGCATCGGCCACCATCCGCGAATAACGGGGCAACAACGCCTCCGGTCCCATGGTCAGGCTGAGTACCCGGGCCTTGATCCGTTGAAAGGCGAACTCGTCCACTGTCCGGTACTTCTTCTTCGGCCCGAAAAGAATCATATCCTGCACATAGCCGATGCGCTTGCCCGGCTCGGGATGGGAGAGAAGATAGGGGGGAAGGTTGGCGCTCCGGAAACGGGATATCCGCCGCATTTCACGCAGCATATCCACCATGGCCTGCGGGTCCCGGCCCTCCTCCTGCATCCATTTAAAGGCCAACCGGTCCGCCTCCTCCTCGTCCCGGCGGCTGAACTTGAGTCCCATGGCCGCGTTCGCCGCCATGGAACCGGTGATCAGGGCCTCGCCCAGCGGACCGGCGCCCATGGCGATCCCGGCAATCATCAGGGCAACGGACCCGGCGGTCATCTTCTCGGCTTTATCAATCTGGCCGGCGATATGCCGGCTGGCCGCATGGGCCACCTCATGGGCCAGAACGCTGACCAGCTCGTTTTCACGGGAAATCGCTTCGATCAGCCCGGAGTGGATGAAGATCAGCCCGGAGGGCGCGGCAAAGGCGTTCAGCTCCCGGTTGCTGATCACAAAAAAATGGTAGTTAAAAAACTGCGGCCCCAGGGGCGCCAGCAGTTCGCGGCCCAGGCCGGAGACATACTGGCTGATGTCCGGGTCGTCGAGCAGGGTGAACTCCTTGCGGACAATACTCAAAAGCCGCTCGCCCACCTCCCGTTCCTCACCCACGGAAAAGGCGGCCGCGGCGATCCCCGGTCCGGACATGACCCCGAGGCTGCCGCTGAAACAGCAGAGTATTATTATAGAGACGATCCGGAACCAGCAGGAAAACCGTGATTTCATTCCTTGATAACTCCTTGTTGTCTCAGCCGGTCGATCAACCGGTCCATCCCCTCGGCAGTGGAGATCCGCGGCACATACCCCAGATCTTCCCTCGCCCGCCGGATGGAGAACCAGTGCGACTTGGCCAGTTGCCGGGCAAGGAAACGGGTCATCCGCGGCTCCTCGCCCCGGCCGAGCAGGCGGCTGTATCCTTCGAGCAGGGCGCCGATGCAGTAGGCGGCCCCAAAGCTTATCCCCCGTGTAACCGGCGGGATGCCGGTCCGGCAAAACAACTCGTTGATCCAGTCCCAGAGATTCACCGGCTCGCCCTGGGAGATAAAATAGGCACGACCGGCGGCAGTGGCAATGGAGCGCAGATTATCCGCGGCCAGCAGATGGGCCTGGGCCACGTTCTCCACATAGGAGATATCCACCAGGTTGCGGCCGTCCCCGACCCGGCGGAGCAGGCCCCGCCGGCCCCGGTCCAGCAGGCGGGGGACCAGGTGCGGATCGCCCGGCCCCCAGATCAGGTGCGGCCTGAGCGCGCAGGTCCTGAGCCTGGCCTGGTCAATTCCAAGCACCCGTTGCTCGGCCATGGCCTTGGTCCGGGCATAATCACAGAGAAACCGTTCGGCAAGGGGCAGGGACTCGTCATGGCCGCTGATATCGTTACCAGCAAAGACCACGCTGGGGGTGGAGGTATATACCAGGGTCTTGACCCGGTTTGCCAGGCAGGCCCTGATCACATTGTCGGTGCCGAGGATATTGATCTCCTCGTATTCCCAGCGCGGACCCCAGATCCCGGCCTTGGCAGCCACGTGAAACACGGTGTCAAACCCGGCGAATGTTTTGACCAGCAACCCCGGGTCCCTGATATCGCCGCTAAACGCCCGCACCCCGAGCTGTTCAACCTCGGGATAGCGTCCCCGGCCCAGCACCGCCACCTCATCCCCACGATCCCGGAGCTGACGGACAATGGCCAGGCCGACAAAGCCGCCGCCGCCGGTGACCAGGGCCTTCATAATGCCTGCCCCCGTATCCGGGCGGCGGCCCAGACCGCCAGTTTTTCGCGGAATATCTTGGCATTATGACGGATATCCACTGGAAAGGCGGGATGGACCAGAAAATCATCAATACCCCGGGTCAGGGGATTGGCCCCGGCCAGCTTCCGCAGTTCCTGCTCAAGCCGGGCCGGCCGCTTTTTGGAATCGTGCAACTCAACGATCAGCACCGGCACCTGGTGACCGGCCGGGCCCAGCCCCACCAGGGCGGAACGGAACACCGCCGGATGCTCGTTAAAGATCGCTTCACAGCAGACGGTGTACAGGGTCTCAACCGGGGTCCGGACCCGGTGCGCCTTGCGGCCGCAGAACCAGAGCCTTCCCTGGTCGTCAAGATAACCGAGATCGCCGATCCGGTGCCAGGTTTCACCGTTATCACCAATCTTGGCCAGTTGGTTCTCCTGATCGTTATGGTCATAGGCCCGGGTGACCACCGGCCCCTTGACCACGATCTCACCGATCTCGTCCACGGGCAGGGCCATTGATTCGTCCCATTCCCGGATCGGACCGTTGCACACCGGGATGACCCGGATGGTGATCCCGGGCAGGGGCCGGCCCACGCAGGTGCCGGCGCCGGTCCTGGTTTTTTCCCAGGTATGGTCTAAAATCTCGCTGCCGGTGATGGAGGCGATGGGCAGACACTCGGTGGCCCCGTAAGGGGTATGGACCTCGCCATCTTCAGCCATGATCGCCCGCACCCGCCCGATCAACTCACCGGATACCGGCGCCCCGGCCATGAGGATCTTTTTCAGCGAGTCCAGCCGGATGTTCTGCTCAAGACAGTAACGGCTGACCACGTTCCACAGGGCCGGCGAGCCAAAGGAGTAGGTAGCCCGGTATTCCCGGATGGAGCGGATAAAACGGACCGGATCCACCCGGGCCGGCCGGGTGGGATCCATGTCCGGCACCACCACCGTGGCCCCCAGGGCAATGGAAAAAAGGGCGAACAGCGGGAAGACCGGCTGGTCGATATCAGCGGCGTTGATTCCGTAATACTCCTGGATCAGCCGGAGCTGGGCGGCAAAGACGCCGTGCGGGTAGCACACCCCCTTGGGCGGCCCGGTGCTGCCGGTGGTGAACAGGATCGCGGCCGGATCGTCCTGGTCCCGCATCAGCGCGGCAAAGGGCGCCGCTGCTGGTCCCAATCTGTCCGCGGTAAAGGACCGGCCGAACAGACCGCAGGAGTTGCCCACGCAGATACTGGTGCGCACGGTGGCAAAGGGGGCCGGGAACAGGGTCTTGAACAAGTGGGCCCTGGGAATCCCCACGAACACGGTGGGCGCCACCCGGGCCACGCAGCGGCGCAGATTTTTATAGCCCATGCCGGGATCAATGAGGATGATCACCGCGCCGAGCTTGAACAGGGCAAAGGTCAGGGCGATAAACTCAAGGGACGGCTTGACCATCAGCAGGACCCGGTCCTGCTGGCTCACCCCCCGCTCCTTGAGGGCCAGGGCAAAACCGTCCGCTATCCGGTCCAGTTCCGCGAATGTCCAGCTCCGCGGTTGCCGGCCGGCCGGCATTACCAGGGCAATGCGCTCCGGATACCGGCGGGCGGTCTCGGACAGGGACTGGGCGATGTTGCAGTTCAGCATACGTCAGAAATGTAAAGTGTGAAATGTAAAATGTGTCGGTCTCGCAACAACCCGCTCGACGGATGTGATTCGTCTTGTAACTTGTTGATTTTATTGGGTGGCATTTGAAGCCTTTCGGGTTGTTACGAGTTCATCAAATGTGAAATGCAAAAAACAGCGCACGCCTGTATGAGGATACTATCAAGGCTCCAGGCTCCGCTTAACCAACCGGTTACTCCGGGGAAACCGGCGGCTGGAGGCGGGCGAAAAAATCCTCCACCAGCGGGCCGATCTCGGCAAAGGCATCCTCAAGCAGATAATGACCGGCCTCGGGGAAAAAATGAGCCTCGGCCGTCGGAAAGCGGCGCAGCCATTCATCGTAAAAATAACGGTTAAAACAAAAATCCCGGCCGCCCCAGAGAACGAGCATCGGCGTGTTGCGCAACTCCGCCAGCCGCTGTTCGATTTCAACCAGGGTCTCCCAGGAGGGATCACCGGGAGAAAGGGGGATGTCCCGGACAAACCCGAGAACCGCGACCCGGTTCCGCCAGGAGTCATAGGGGGCAAGATAGCCGCGGGCCGTCTCCTTATCCATCTTTTTTGTTACTGCCATGGAGATCGCCGGCCGGGCGAAACCGTTCAGCCCGCGGACCAGGAGATCGCCCAGCAGCGGGGTCCGGCAGACCCGGATCCGGAGCGGAATGCGCGGCGAACGAAAGGCGGCGCTGTTCATCACCACCAGTCCCTGGACCCGCTCCGGGGTCCGGCCGGCCACGCCCATGCCGATGGCCCCGCCCCAGTCATGGACCACCAGGGAATAACGGTCCACCCGCAGATGGGCCAGGAGCTGTTCAACATTGGCGATATGGTCGGCCAGCCGGTAGGGGTAGTCCCGGGGCTTGTCGGAAAGGCCGCAGCCGATATGGTCGGGCACGATTAGCCGGTATCTGTCCCGCAGCAGCAGGACCAGGTTACGAAAAAAAAAGGACCAGGTCGGGTTGCCGTGCAGCATGACGATGACCGGTCCATGGCCCTCGTCCAGATAGGATAGGCAATGGCCGTCGATCTCCAGCTGTTTCGGAGTAAAGGGATAAAGGGGAAGGGAATTCATAGGGTCAGGGGTCAGGGGTCAGGGGTCAGGGAATATTATATTCCGGTCCATGATCACAACCACATATTTTTTTCACTGTCCACTGTTCCTGGTTCTTGGTGCCTGGTGCTTGGTTCACTTGCCCACGGTTTTTTCCGTCCTCTGTTCCTCTGTCTTCCGTCTCTCGTCTCTCGTCTTCCGTCTTCCGTCCTCTGTCATCCGTCCCCTGTCTCCTGTCTCCTGTCATCTGCAAAGAGATAGGAAAAATCCGCTGGCCCATCATCGTCATCCGGGTCGGACGTTACCGCCCGGATCATCCTGTCCCGGAGCAGTTGTTCCCGGGTCTCCTGGTAACGACGGGCCAGGAGGCGTTCCGGGAACCTGGAATTATTGAGATAGGCGAAGATGTTCGCCCGGACCCGGCCGATCATCTCTTTGATGAGTCTGTCCTTTAGCGCGGCATCGATAAAATTTCGCTCCTGCTCCAGGGAAAGGAGCAACTCATTGCCCAGGGCTGAACGGATCTCCTCGGCCAGCCCGGGTTCCGGCTCCTTCGGCGCCTTTTGCCACAGCTCGTTGTTGAGTTGGATCGCCGCGTCGCAACGCAGGGTTACCTGCCACCGGTCCCCGGCCACCCGGCGGGAGAGATCATAAATATCAATGGTAATGCCATTGGCCAACTGTTCACTGATAATGGGGGGCAACGTCTCTTCCATCTTGACTCTTCTCCAAATCCAGATAAGGCATCATCCCGTTCAATCTCCCGGCCGGGATACCGACATCCCTCTTTACTCTTTTCAGTCGTTGATGCAAAGCAAGAAAAAAGAGAGGCAACAAAATAGTACCCGGACCACCCGCTATTGGCGCGGGGTTTGTGATGATAGTGGCGGCCACGGGCTGTTTATGATATCCTTGGCAATCTCTCTACTTGCCTGTTGCTTCACGCCGGGCAGCTGTTGCAGTCCGCTATTATCTGAAGACACCGGCCGCCGCACCATAATCCCGCCGGCTGAACCGATACCTGGAACTTGTAATCGCGAGCTGAGACCTCTTTGTCCGATAAAAAGCATCGTCGCTGTAAAAGGGGAATGATATGAGCGAGATCAACTGCTGGGAATACCGTAACTGCGGCCGGGAACCAGGCGGCAGACACGCCGCCGCCTCAGGGGTCTGCAGCGCCGCCACCTATGCGGAGGCCGATGGGTTCTGCGGCGGCAAAAACGGGGGCCGGTCCTGCGTCTATATCACCGGCACCTTATGCGCCGGCGATGTCAGCGGAAGCTATCCCGGCAAACTCAAGGACTGTCTGGCCTGTGACTTCTACCGGCTCCTTGAAGAGCAGCATGGGCCGGATTTCATTGCAGTCAAATTCTTCGAATATGTTAAAAGGTACTGATCAGGGCCGGGAACCGTGATCCGGCGGGACATCGCGCCGCCGGCCTCAAACCTGTTTCCTGCAATCGGCAAAAACGGATGAGATCCCAAAAACGTCCATATCCAGGCTCCATTGAGGAGGCCGTTGCCGCCCTGGTATCGTACCTGCCCCTGAAAGAAAAAGCAGCTAT
It encodes:
- the katG gene encoding catalase/peroxidase HPI; the encoded protein is MEAYRHTTLGGNMIRKWWPNQLNLRILYQNPPTLKPTSPDFNYAEAFEKLDYEALEEDLRNLMSDSQDWWPADYGHYGPLFIRMAWHSAGTYRIFDGRGGAGSGNQRFAPINSWPDNVSLDKARRLLWPIKKKYGNKISWADLIILAGNVALESMGFKTCGFGAGRVDIWEPEEDANWGAESEWLGDERHPGGELEKPLAADHMGLIYVNPEGPGGEPNVLKAAEHIRESFRRMAMNDEETVALIVGGHTFGKCHGAADGGKYLGPEPEGAPLEEQGLGWKNKYGSGKGPDTITSGLEGAWTPTPTKWDNSFLQLLFKYDWNLEKSPGGAWQWVAVNPCPEDMAPDAHDPNKKHKPIMLTTDLALRMDPGYEPIARRFLEHPEELADAFARVWFKLTHRDLGPKSRYLGPDVPAEDLIWQDPVPPVRHDLIDGADIARLKEQILASGLTISKLVYTAWSSAATFRGTDNRGGANGARIRLAPQKDWEVNQPEQLADILGVLEGIQDEFNRAQSGDKRVSLADLIVLGGAAAIEAAARQAGFDIEVPFLPGRTDASQEQTDVESFKYLEPIADGFRNYLKSGCEELSAEHLLIDRAHLLTLTVPEMTVLVGGMRVLDANFGGAPHGVFTERPGILSNDFFVNLLDMAVEWRRSPDQPHVYEGFDRVSGERKWTATRVDLVLGSNSQLRAQAEFYAQDDNREKFVPDFVAAWNKVMNLDRFDLAWR
- a CDS encoding IS91 family transposase, with the protein product MGGHVEACDACGHTRIAYNSCRNRHCPKCQSLVKEQWLVARKAELLPCGYFHLVFTLPHLLNPLVLHNRKSCLGLLFTAVNHTLQSFGADPKWRLNGQLGFIAVLHTWSQTLIDHFHLHCLIPAGALSQDGDRWTCARKNYLFRITSLAACFKKRYLEQLQVLHGKGELALPADWDPGQFETVLAKASKKKWLAYAKRPFAGPEQVLEYLSRYTHRVAIANHRLRSIDDGQVSFAYKDRRHGNVNRTMTLDAEEFIRRFLLHVLPNGFTKIRYFGFLSHTRKKKAVAHIRQIIDPLMTPPEVKKETTRETMLRVTGMDIARCPRCGKGKILVVARLPSPFYRDTVTVHQGLQIYGNHHPVSVYQCHGFVQAGRRIHSMPM
- a CDS encoding tyrosine-type recombinase/integrase codes for the protein MTKGRGIHTLRHCFATHQLQQGTDIFVLQRLLGHSDIRTTIRYLHITPDHFASIKSLLDQ
- a CDS encoding HAD-IA family hydrolase, with amino-acid sequence MSVIRAIVFDLDGTLIDSVRDLAASVNHTLGRLGLAGRSEEEVGTMIGDGARKLLTRALGPGREKLLDQALSLFLDHYGRHCTEHTVLLDGAIPMLEELGRTRKLGVLTNKPHHLSEQILTSLRVRCFFSEVIGGDSLGVKKPDPAGLLHLAAIWSLTPAEILMVGDHATDIATGHAAGSPVVFLEGSIGESRGLTPERTIRSLVELPALAAELQSRPT
- a CDS encoding M48 family metalloprotease; its protein translation is MKSRFSCWFRIVSIIILCCFSGSLGVMSGPGIAAAAFSVGEEREVGERLLSIVRKEFTLLDDPDISQYVSGLGRELLAPLGPQFFNYHFFVISNRELNAFAAPSGLIFIHSGLIEAISRENELVSVLAHEVAHAASRHIAGQIDKAEKMTAGSVALMIAGIAMGAGPLGEALITGSMAANAAMGLKFSRRDEEEADRLAFKWMQEEGRDPQAMVDMLREMRRISRFRSANLPPYLLSHPEPGKRIGYVQDMILFGPKKKYRTVDEFAFQRIKARVLSLTMGPEALLPRYSRMVADASASEAEKGMARYGLALVYQQQARYDRAEAELKAVQVRFPDKAMLKTDLGVLYFDSGRFQEARGLFEETLAAEPDNGYAAYYLARTLQQTGHRLQALRMYEDLLAALPDYTKLYFELGKLETKVGEPGAGAYYLGMYHWYSGQAEQAKTQLKRAIKELPANNGLRAKAEAWLVKIKKLEKE
- a CDS encoding NAD-dependent epimerase/dehydratase family protein, which produces MKALVTGGGGFVGLAIVRQLRDRGDEVAVLGRGRYPEVEQLGVRAFSGDIRDPGLLVKTFAGFDTVFHVAAKAGIWGPRWEYEEINILGTDNVIRACLANRVKTLVYTSTPSVVFAGNDISGHDESLPLAERFLCDYARTKAMAEQRVLGIDQARLRTCALRPHLIWGPGDPHLVPRLLDRGRRGLLRRVGDGRNLVDISYVENVAQAHLLAADNLRSIATAAGRAYFISQGEPVNLWDWINELFCRTGIPPVTRGISFGAAYCIGALLEGYSRLLGRGEEPRMTRFLARQLAKSHWFSIRRAREDLGYVPRISTAEGMDRLIDRLRQQGVIKE
- a CDS encoding AMP-binding protein, coding for MLNCNIAQSLSETARRYPERIALVMPAGRQPRSWTFAELDRIADGFALALKERGVSQQDRVLLMVKPSLEFIALTFALFKLGAVIILIDPGMGYKNLRRCVARVAPTVFVGIPRAHLFKTLFPAPFATVRTSICVGNSCGLFGRSFTADRLGPAAAPFAALMRDQDDPAAILFTTGSTGPPKGVCYPHGVFAAQLRLIQEYYGINAADIDQPVFPLFALFSIALGATVVVPDMDPTRPARVDPVRFIRSIREYRATYSFGSPALWNVVSRYCLEQNIRLDSLKKILMAGAPVSGELIGRVRAIMAEDGEVHTPYGATECLPIASITGSEILDHTWEKTRTGAGTCVGRPLPGITIRVIPVCNGPIREWDESMALPVDEIGEIVVKGPVVTRAYDHNDQENQLAKIGDNGETWHRIGDLGYLDDQGRLWFCGRKAHRVRTPVETLYTVCCEAIFNEHPAVFRSALVGLGPAGHQVPVLIVELHDSKKRPARLEQELRKLAGANPLTRGIDDFLVHPAFPVDIRHNAKIFREKLAVWAAARIRGQAL
- a CDS encoding alpha/beta fold hydrolase; translation: MNSLPLYPFTPKQLEIDGHCLSYLDEGHGPVIVMLHGNPTWSFFFRNLVLLLRDRYRLIVPDHIGCGLSDKPRDYPYRLADHIANVEQLLAHLRVDRYSLVVHDWGGAIGMGVAGRTPERVQGLVVMNSAAFRSPRIPLRIRVCRTPLLGDLLVRGLNGFARPAISMAVTKKMDKETARGYLAPYDSWRNRVAVLGFVRDIPLSPGDPSWETLVEIEQRLAELRNTPMLVLWGGRDFCFNRYFYDEWLRRFPTAEAHFFPEAGHYLLEDAFAEIGPLVEDFFARLQPPVSPE